One window from the genome of Betaproteobacteria bacterium encodes:
- a CDS encoding Hsp20/alpha crystallin family protein → MGTLKPLNLFEASVPGVFKGMFPPMWVDAQPAPPAIKVDVAETDDRYTVKADMPGVTKEDIRVEVDGNMVSIAAEVRREKIDEKEGKVLRTERHVGTMTRAFTLPMEVDVAKAEAKYAEGVLMLTLPKRRGAPTHRLAIN, encoded by the coding sequence ATGGGAACCCTCAAACCCCTGAACCTCTTCGAAGCGAGTGTCCCGGGTGTCTTCAAGGGCATGTTCCCGCCAATGTGGGTGGATGCGCAACCGGCACCTCCCGCCATCAAGGTCGATGTCGCGGAAACCGATGACCGCTATACCGTGAAGGCCGACATGCCCGGCGTCACAAAGGAAGACATCCGCGTCGAAGTGGATGGCAACATGGTCTCGATCGCGGCCGAGGTGCGCCGCGAGAAGATCGACGAGAAGGAAGGCAAGGTGCTGCGCACGGAACGCCATGTGGGGACAATGACCCGCGCGTTCACGCTGCCGATGGAAGTGGACGTCGCGAAGGCCGAGGCGAAGTACGCCGAGGGCGTCCTGATGCTCACGCTTCCCAAGCGCAGGGGCGCGCCGACGCACCGGCTCGCGATCAATTAG
- the pdhA gene encoding pyruvate dehydrogenase (acetyl-transferring) E1 component subunit alpha — protein MNTPFPPPPSGPVPYPAEKSIVLLTDMLRIRRMEEKCAELYGAGRIRGFLHLYIGEEAVATGAMHALKPGDNVVATYREHGHALLKGVSMQRIMAEMFGKIDGCSRGRGGSMHLFDAATHFFGGNAIVGGGLPLAVGFGLAAKMRGEDRLTACFFGDGAVAEGAFHESLNLAALWNLPVVFLCENNFYAMGTAIERSQSQPDLCVKAAAYGVEAFAVDGMDVVEVHEAAKRARDHALASGPVFVEFRTYRFRAHSMFDPELYRDKAEVEKWKTRGPIHTFSARLKAQGDLTEERFMEIDAEVAREVERAVAFAEAAGWEPVENLATQVYAP, from the coding sequence ATGAACACACCATTCCCGCCGCCCCCGTCGGGGCCGGTGCCGTACCCTGCGGAGAAGTCGATCGTGCTCCTCACGGACATGCTGCGCATCCGCCGCATGGAGGAGAAGTGCGCCGAACTCTACGGGGCCGGCAGGATCCGCGGCTTCCTGCACCTCTACATCGGCGAGGAGGCGGTCGCCACCGGCGCCATGCACGCGCTCAAGCCCGGCGACAACGTGGTCGCCACCTATCGCGAGCACGGCCACGCGCTGCTCAAGGGCGTGTCGATGCAACGCATCATGGCGGAGATGTTCGGGAAGATCGACGGCTGCTCGCGCGGGCGCGGCGGCTCCATGCACCTCTTCGACGCGGCCACGCACTTCTTCGGCGGCAATGCCATCGTGGGCGGCGGCCTTCCGCTGGCCGTCGGCTTTGGCCTGGCGGCGAAGATGCGGGGCGAGGATCGCCTCACCGCCTGCTTCTTCGGCGATGGCGCCGTGGCGGAGGGCGCGTTCCATGAATCGCTGAACCTGGCCGCGCTATGGAACCTGCCGGTGGTCTTCCTCTGCGAGAACAACTTCTACGCCATGGGCACGGCCATCGAGCGCTCGCAGTCGCAACCGGATCTTTGCGTGAAGGCGGCGGCGTACGGCGTGGAGGCGTTCGCGGTTGACGGCATGGACGTGGTGGAAGTGCACGAGGCGGCGAAGCGCGCCCGTGATCATGCCCTGGCAAGCGGGCCCGTGTTCGTCGAATTCCGCACGTACCGCTTCCGTGCGCACTCGATGTTCGATCCCGAGCTCTACCGCGACAAGGCCGAGGTCGAGAAGTGGAAGACGCGCGGACCGATACACACCTTCTCGGCGCGGCTCAAGGCGCAGGGAGACCTCACGGAGGAGCGCTTCATGGAGATCGATGCCGAGGTGGCGCGGGAGGTTGAGCGCGCCGTGGCCTTCGCCGAAGCGGCCGGCTGGGAACCCGTGGAGAATCTTGCGACGCAGGTGTATGCACCATGA
- a CDS encoding response regulator transcription factor, with product MTQAMPRLLVVDDDRFVLNTLVAGLSRAGFDVVVATNGDEAVRVAIDVRPALAILDVAMAGHNGLAVAESLAREARVPFMLLVSARDDEVRSRATSLGTLGFVSKPVDLAKLVPAIRSALARAVTLPKTGEGERLLADTLGGGHGPQALIAIGILAERHKVNCDEAVRMLHQRADSAGLVIDEMALTVIEQTESVNAPPV from the coding sequence ATGACCCAGGCAATGCCCCGCCTGCTGGTCGTCGATGACGACCGCTTTGTCCTGAACACCCTCGTGGCGGGCCTGTCGCGCGCCGGCTTCGACGTCGTGGTCGCCACCAATGGCGACGAGGCGGTGCGGGTCGCCATCGATGTCCGGCCGGCCCTGGCGATTCTCGACGTCGCGATGGCGGGCCACAATGGCCTTGCCGTCGCGGAATCCCTGGCACGCGAAGCCCGGGTGCCATTCATGTTGCTGGTATCGGCGCGGGACGATGAGGTCCGGAGCCGGGCAACGTCCCTGGGGACGTTGGGCTTCGTCTCGAAGCCGGTGGACCTCGCGAAGCTCGTCCCTGCCATCCGCTCCGCCCTGGCGCGCGCCGTCACCCTGCCCAAGACGGGGGAGGGAGAGCGCCTGCTGGCCGATACCCTCGGCGGGGGACACGGGCCCCAGGCGCTCATCGCGATCGGCATCCTCGCCGAACGGCACAAGGTCAACTGCGACGAGGCCGTGCGCATGCTCCACCAGCGCGCCGATTCGGCGGGACTCGTCATCGACGAGATGGCCCTCACCGTCATCGAACAGACCGAGAGCGTCAACGCCCCGCCCGTGTAA
- a CDS encoding diguanylate cyclase — protein MEPVRKGRFVTRLWWVVAALLVLLALLIAQTMVASRHQHEEQAVVETYSVARVLESDLAGLVDKVKLALHTVATERERQLAGAPIDETEFRTFVANIHANVPEILGIRVSDAVGRILYQAEFANAPAAESMEQPYFARLRNTNEPGIVISGLHRDGPDGPWVIDIARRIEYADGRFAGAVIAPIPIDRLVTLLAAADAGSNGAVTLRGEGLEIIARHPPLAEPASQGTVPDALRELVERGEISGTFHAAAPVDGVERLYSYRRITGYPLHITVGRATAEYLGHWRRDMGVVVVLSSVLFAVAIGAAVMVDRAWRHQRRVTRLLETQAHTDALTGLASRRHFFETAEAELVRSRRYDAPLSLLMLDIDHFKDVNDAHGHRAGDRVLRQLAATCREVLRTVDEVGRVGGEEFAILLPETAIEGAIEVAERLRVAIGNAEVTRDEGVPLRISVSIGVAALADGTNLDTLMSQADSALYDAKHHGRNQVRAFAQAA, from the coding sequence GTGGAACCAGTCCGGAAAGGCCGGTTTGTCACTCGCCTGTGGTGGGTCGTGGCCGCGCTACTGGTCCTCCTGGCGCTCCTCATCGCCCAGACGATGGTCGCGAGCCGGCACCAGCACGAGGAGCAGGCGGTCGTCGAGACCTACAGCGTGGCGCGGGTGCTGGAAAGCGACCTCGCCGGGCTGGTGGACAAGGTCAAGCTCGCGCTGCACACCGTGGCCACCGAGCGGGAACGGCAGCTTGCGGGGGCCCCCATCGACGAAACGGAGTTCCGCACCTTCGTGGCCAATATCCACGCCAACGTGCCGGAGATCCTCGGGATCCGCGTTTCCGACGCCGTTGGCAGAATCCTCTACCAGGCGGAGTTCGCGAACGCGCCCGCCGCGGAGAGCATGGAACAACCGTACTTCGCCCGACTTCGAAACACGAACGAACCGGGCATTGTCATTTCCGGCCTGCACCGAGACGGTCCGGACGGCCCGTGGGTGATCGACATTGCGCGCCGAATCGAATACGCCGACGGACGGTTCGCGGGAGCCGTCATCGCGCCCATCCCGATCGACCGGCTGGTCACCCTGCTCGCTGCCGCCGATGCGGGCAGCAACGGCGCGGTGACCCTGCGTGGCGAGGGTCTCGAGATCATCGCGCGCCACCCGCCGTTGGCGGAGCCCGCAAGCCAGGGGACCGTGCCCGACGCGCTTCGGGAACTCGTGGAGCGAGGGGAGATTTCCGGGACATTCCATGCTGCCGCCCCGGTGGACGGAGTGGAGCGCCTGTATTCCTACCGCAGGATCACCGGTTACCCGCTGCACATCACCGTGGGCCGCGCCACGGCGGAATACCTCGGACACTGGCGCCGTGACATGGGGGTGGTGGTGGTCCTGTCGAGCGTGCTCTTCGCGGTGGCGATCGGCGCCGCCGTCATGGTCGATCGCGCCTGGCGCCACCAGCGGCGGGTGACTCGGCTCCTCGAGACGCAGGCCCATACCGATGCGCTCACGGGGCTTGCCAGCCGGCGCCACTTCTTCGAGACGGCCGAGGCGGAGCTCGTCCGCTCGCGGCGGTATGACGCGCCGCTGTCGCTCCTGATGCTCGACATCGACCATTTCAAGGACGTGAACGATGCCCACGGTCACCGCGCGGGGGACCGTGTTCTGCGGCAACTGGCCGCGACCTGCCGTGAAGTGCTCCGGACCGTGGACGAGGTGGGGCGCGTCGGGGGGGAGGAGTTCGCGATCCTGTTGCCCGAAACCGCGATCGAGGGGGCGATCGAGGTGGCCGAGCGCCTTCGCGTAGCGATCGGGAACGCCGAGGTGACCCGCGACGAGGGCGTGCCGCTTCGCATCTCGGTGTCCATCGGCGTGGCTGCGCTGGCCGACGGCACCAACCTCGATACCCTCATGAGCCAGGCGGACTCCGCCCTCTACGACGCCAAGCACCATGGACGCAACCAGGTTCGCGCCTTTGCGCAGGCTGCCTAG
- a CDS encoding 2-oxo acid dehydrogenase subunit E2, producing MIEFKLPSLGADMDEGKLLAWKVKPGDGVKKGDVVAIVDTTKAAVDVESWQEGTVHELLVEPGTTIPVGTVLARFLAPGEKPGEAAPAAATEAPGAPAPARDRKPVSPAARRRATELGVDPDTVEGTGPHGVVTIEDIERTAGKPAPGAPPDRAAEMRKAIAAAMSRSKREIPHYYLAETIPMLRATDWLAAENAKRPLTGRILMAVLQLKAVALALKGFPDLNGTWREGLYQPSQAVHLGVAISLRQGGLVAPAIRDVPELTLDDLMKSLADLVKRARAGSLKSSEMSDPTITVTNLGEAGVESTFAVIYPPQAAIVGFGRVAPRPWVEEGAVIARPTVVATLSADHRVSDGHRGAAFLADLSRRLQEPENL from the coding sequence GTGATCGAATTCAAGCTGCCGTCGCTCGGCGCGGACATGGACGAGGGCAAGCTCCTGGCGTGGAAGGTGAAGCCCGGCGATGGGGTGAAGAAGGGCGACGTGGTGGCCATCGTCGATACGACAAAGGCAGCCGTTGACGTGGAGTCGTGGCAGGAAGGCACCGTGCACGAGCTCCTCGTCGAGCCGGGCACGACCATTCCCGTCGGGACGGTCCTTGCGCGCTTCCTCGCGCCCGGCGAGAAGCCGGGCGAGGCAGCGCCGGCGGCGGCGACGGAAGCCCCCGGGGCACCTGCCCCGGCAAGAGATCGCAAGCCCGTTTCGCCGGCGGCGAGGAGGCGCGCGACGGAACTCGGCGTGGATCCGGACACGGTCGAGGGCACCGGCCCGCACGGCGTGGTGACGATCGAGGATATCGAGCGGACGGCCGGGAAGCCCGCGCCGGGCGCTCCACCCGATCGCGCAGCCGAGATGCGCAAGGCCATCGCCGCCGCCATGAGCCGCTCCAAGCGCGAGATCCCGCACTACTACCTTGCCGAGACGATCCCGATGCTGCGCGCCACCGACTGGCTCGCCGCCGAGAACGCGAAGCGGCCGCTGACGGGCCGCATCCTCATGGCGGTGCTGCAGCTCAAGGCCGTGGCGCTCGCCCTCAAGGGATTCCCCGACCTCAACGGCACCTGGCGCGAGGGCCTCTACCAGCCGTCGCAGGCGGTGCACCTGGGCGTGGCGATCTCCCTCCGGCAGGGCGGGCTGGTGGCGCCGGCCATCCGCGACGTCCCGGAACTCACGCTCGACGACCTGATGAAGAGCCTTGCCGACCTCGTGAAGCGCGCACGGGCGGGGAGCCTCAAGAGCTCCGAGATGTCCGATCCCACCATCACGGTGACCAACCTCGGCGAGGCCGGCGTGGAATCGACGTTTGCCGTGATCTACCCACCGCAGGCCGCCATCGTGGGCTTTGGCCGCGTGGCGCCGCGCCCGTGGGTGGAAGAGGGCGCCGTGATCGCCAGGCCGACGGTGGTGGCGACCCTGTCCGCCGATCACCGCGTGAGCGACGGGCACCGCGGTGCCGCCTTTCTCGCTGATCTCTCGCGCCGCCTCCAGGAACCGGAAAATCTATGA
- a CDS encoding pyruvate, phosphate dikinase produces the protein MATRTARKGRAPRTRAAPVEKWVYLFSEGNARRKDLLGGKGANLAEMTRMGLPVPPGFIVTTRACNAYLGAGGFAQGMWPQVEKALARVERLAGKRLGDRLDPLLVSCRSGARFSMPGMMDTVLNIGLNDEVAARLVKLTNDERFVNDAYRRLVQMFGTVVMGLPDEPFEAVLERHRTAMGVANDADLGAATLREITTEFKAIVKSRARRPFPEDPLEQLRLATEAVFKSWNGKRAIDYRNAAGIAHDLGTAVNIQTMVFGNMGAGSGTGVLTTRNVTTGERNLEGDWLTNAQGEDVVSGTRATKAIASLKTEMPRIYAELARNCRTLEKHFREVQDVEFTIERGKLWMLQTRDAKRTAQAAVRIAVDLADEKLITRAEAVERVSPDHVDAFLHPQFDPREKAAAKKRGDLLATGLNVSPGAASGILAFDADTAEQWGAKDRKAVIMVRPETKPDDVHGMLAARGILTSRGGRTSHAALVARQFGKPAVVGVSAIVVNAEKRQFTIAGRVFREGDSVSVDGTTGEVFAGLLKTVVPEFTDPCLARLLHWADGFRRLGVWANADYPRDAVRARGYGAQGIGLCRTEHMFFETARLPLVQQMILAKTDEERAGPLAKLLPFQREDFVGLFRAMDGLPVTIRLIDPPLHEFLPSHDELLHDVTQLETRAEFSAGKDPMGLAGTLAQKKRLLEAVGSMREANPMLGLRGVRLGIHLPQLVRMQVRAIIEAACHCKREGVKVHPKIMIPLIAHNNELMVEEAILDAEARAVMKEQGVRVKYQFGTMIEIPRAALTAGDIARNAQFFSFGTNDLTQTTFGISRDDAETGFLREYLEKRILPENPFATLDQAGVGKLMEMGVRLGRDVRPDLEVGICGEHGGDPATIAFCHRIGLDYVSCSPYRVPVARLAAAQAALAQGE, from the coding sequence ATGGCTACTCGCACCGCACGCAAGGGTCGTGCGCCGCGCACACGCGCCGCGCCCGTCGAGAAGTGGGTCTACCTGTTCTCCGAGGGCAACGCCCGCCGCAAGGATCTCCTGGGTGGCAAAGGCGCGAACCTCGCGGAGATGACGCGCATGGGGCTTCCCGTCCCGCCGGGCTTCATCGTCACGACTCGTGCCTGCAACGCCTACCTCGGCGCGGGAGGTTTCGCGCAGGGCATGTGGCCCCAGGTCGAGAAGGCCCTTGCCCGGGTCGAGAGGCTTGCCGGCAAGCGACTCGGCGATCGGCTCGACCCGCTTCTCGTTTCGTGCCGCTCCGGCGCGCGCTTCTCGATGCCGGGCATGATGGACACGGTCCTCAACATCGGCCTGAACGACGAGGTGGCCGCCCGGCTCGTGAAGCTCACGAACGACGAGCGCTTCGTGAACGACGCCTACCGGCGCCTGGTGCAGATGTTCGGCACGGTGGTGATGGGGCTGCCCGACGAGCCATTCGAGGCCGTCCTCGAGCGGCACCGCACGGCCATGGGCGTCGCCAACGACGCCGACCTGGGCGCCGCGACGCTTCGTGAAATCACCACCGAGTTCAAGGCCATCGTGAAGAGCCGGGCAAGGCGCCCGTTCCCGGAGGATCCGCTCGAACAGCTGCGCCTTGCCACCGAGGCCGTCTTCAAGTCGTGGAACGGCAAGCGCGCCATCGACTACCGCAATGCCGCGGGCATCGCCCACGACCTGGGCACGGCCGTCAACATCCAGACGATGGTGTTCGGCAACATGGGCGCCGGCTCGGGGACGGGGGTGCTCACCACGCGCAACGTCACCACCGGAGAGCGCAATCTCGAAGGCGACTGGCTCACCAACGCGCAGGGCGAGGACGTGGTGTCCGGCACCCGCGCGACCAAGGCGATCGCGAGCCTGAAAACCGAGATGCCGCGCATCTACGCGGAGCTCGCACGCAATTGCCGCACGCTGGAGAAGCACTTCCGCGAGGTGCAGGACGTGGAATTCACGATCGAGCGCGGCAAGCTCTGGATGCTGCAGACGCGCGACGCCAAGCGCACCGCGCAGGCGGCCGTCCGTATCGCGGTGGATCTCGCCGATGAAAAGCTCATCACGCGGGCCGAGGCGGTCGAGCGCGTCTCGCCGGACCATGTGGACGCGTTCCTCCACCCGCAGTTCGACCCGAGGGAGAAGGCGGCTGCGAAGAAGCGCGGCGACCTGCTGGCCACGGGACTGAACGTCTCGCCGGGCGCCGCGAGCGGCATCCTCGCCTTCGACGCCGACACCGCGGAGCAGTGGGGCGCGAAGGATCGCAAGGCCGTGATCATGGTGCGGCCCGAGACCAAGCCGGACGACGTGCACGGCATGCTCGCGGCCCGCGGCATCCTCACCAGCCGCGGCGGGCGCACCAGCCACGCAGCCCTCGTGGCCCGGCAGTTCGGCAAGCCCGCCGTGGTCGGCGTCTCCGCCATCGTAGTGAACGCCGAGAAACGCCAGTTCACGATCGCAGGCCGCGTCTTCCGCGAGGGCGACAGCGTCTCGGTGGACGGCACGACGGGCGAGGTGTTCGCCGGCCTGCTCAAGACGGTGGTCCCCGAGTTCACCGACCCTTGCCTCGCCCGGCTGCTGCACTGGGCCGACGGTTTCCGCAGGCTGGGCGTGTGGGCCAACGCGGATTACCCGCGCGACGCCGTGCGCGCCCGCGGCTATGGTGCCCAGGGGATCGGGCTGTGCCGCACCGAGCACATGTTCTTCGAGACCGCGCGCCTGCCGCTCGTGCAGCAGATGATCCTCGCGAAGACCGACGAGGAGCGCGCCGGGCCTCTTGCGAAGCTGCTTCCATTCCAGCGCGAGGACTTCGTGGGGCTCTTCCGCGCCATGGACGGCCTGCCGGTCACGATCCGCCTCATCGACCCACCGCTGCACGAGTTCCTGCCGAGCCACGACGAGCTGCTGCACGACGTGACGCAACTCGAGACGCGCGCCGAATTTTCCGCCGGCAAGGACCCGATGGGACTCGCCGGCACGCTGGCGCAGAAGAAGCGCCTGCTGGAGGCCGTGGGCTCCATGCGCGAGGCCAACCCGATGCTCGGCCTTCGCGGCGTGCGCCTGGGCATCCACCTGCCCCAGCTCGTGCGCATGCAGGTGCGCGCCATCATCGAGGCCGCCTGCCACTGCAAGCGTGAAGGCGTCAAGGTGCACCCGAAGATCATGATCCCGCTCATCGCGCACAACAACGAGCTGATGGTCGAGGAGGCGATACTGGATGCGGAAGCGCGAGCGGTGATGAAGGAACAGGGCGTGCGCGTGAAGTACCAGTTCGGCACGATGATCGAGATCCCGCGCGCGGCGCTGACGGCAGGCGATATCGCCCGCAACGCGCAGTTCTTCTCCTTCGGCACCAACGACCTCACCCAGACGACCTTCGGCATCTCGCGCGACGATGCCGAGACCGGGTTCCTGCGCGAATACCTCGAGAAGAGGATCCTTCCCGAGAATCCCTTCGCGACCCTCGACCAGGCGGGTGTCGGCAAGCTCATGGAAATGGGCGTGCGCCTGGGCCGCGACGTGCGGCCCGACCTGGAGGTGGGCATCTGCGGCGAGCATGGTGGCGACCCCGCGACGATCGCCTTCTGCCACCGCATCGGACTGGACTACGTGAGCTGCTCGCCCTACCGGGTGCCGGTGGCGCGGCTGGCGGCCGCCCAGGCGGCCCTGGCGCAGGGTGAATAG
- the acsA gene encoding acetate--CoA ligase: MSRPSVIRKGSVAHRAAPNAPLGWDEARCLLDGLPGGGLNIAWEAVERHARGGLADHVAIRWHPAAGKVRPITYRELSESSNRFANVLRSLGVAKGDAVFVLCARIPELYFAVLGALKLGAAVSPLFSAFGPEPIATRVNLGRGKVIVTTEALYQKKVAKIAVPMPTLQHVLRVDAPDFRALFDAASASCDLERTDAGDTSFLHFTSGTTGMPKGAVHVHGAVVMHYATGKVALDLHPGDVYWCTADPGWVTGTSYGIVTPLVHGVTSIVDEADFDAARWYRILEEERVSVWYTAPTAIRMLMKAGAALARQHVFPALRFVASVGEPLNPEAVWWGMEALGMPIHDNWWQTETGGIMIANTASMDVKPGSMGKPLPGVEAAIVHRRDDGLEVEAATDTEGELALRAGWPSMFRGYLGQEDRYRKCFADGWYLTGDLAKRDADGYFWFVGRADDVIKSAGHLIGPFEVESVLMEHPAVAEAGVIGKPDPMVGEIVKAFVSLRTGFEPGEALRMEILGHARKRLGAAVAPKEIEFSPALPRTRSGKIMRRLLKARELGLPEGDTSTLEESP, translated from the coding sequence ATGTCGAGACCATCGGTCATACGCAAGGGCAGCGTTGCACATCGGGCCGCGCCGAATGCGCCGCTCGGGTGGGATGAGGCGCGCTGCCTGCTCGACGGACTGCCGGGCGGCGGCCTCAACATCGCCTGGGAGGCGGTTGAGCGGCATGCGCGAGGAGGCCTCGCCGACCATGTCGCGATCCGCTGGCATCCGGCCGCGGGCAAGGTGCGCCCGATCACCTATCGCGAGCTTTCCGAGTCCTCGAATCGCTTCGCCAACGTGCTTCGCTCGTTGGGCGTCGCCAAGGGCGATGCAGTGTTCGTCCTTTGCGCGCGCATCCCGGAGCTCTACTTCGCGGTTCTCGGGGCCCTCAAGCTCGGCGCCGCCGTGTCGCCGCTCTTTTCCGCCTTCGGGCCGGAACCCATCGCCACCCGAGTGAACCTCGGGCGCGGCAAGGTCATCGTGACGACCGAGGCGCTCTACCAGAAGAAGGTCGCGAAGATCGCCGTCCCGATGCCCACGCTGCAGCATGTCCTGCGGGTCGATGCGCCGGACTTCAGGGCGCTTTTCGATGCGGCATCCGCGAGCTGCGATCTCGAACGCACCGACGCCGGCGACACCTCGTTCCTGCACTTCACGAGCGGCACCACCGGGATGCCCAAGGGCGCGGTCCACGTTCACGGAGCGGTCGTCATGCACTATGCCACCGGCAAGGTGGCCCTCGACCTGCATCCCGGCGATGTCTACTGGTGCACGGCCGACCCGGGGTGGGTCACGGGCACCTCCTACGGGATCGTGACGCCGCTGGTGCACGGGGTGACCAGCATCGTTGACGAGGCGGATTTCGACGCCGCGCGCTGGTACCGGATCCTCGAGGAGGAGCGCGTGAGCGTCTGGTACACGGCGCCCACGGCGATCCGCATGCTGATGAAGGCGGGCGCGGCGCTCGCGCGGCAACACGTGTTCCCGGCCCTGCGATTCGTCGCGAGCGTGGGAGAGCCGCTCAACCCGGAGGCGGTCTGGTGGGGCATGGAGGCGCTGGGCATGCCCATCCACGACAACTGGTGGCAGACCGAAACGGGCGGGATCATGATTGCCAATACCGCCTCCATGGACGTGAAGCCCGGTTCCATGGGCAAGCCACTGCCTGGCGTCGAGGCCGCAATCGTGCATCGCCGCGATGACGGGCTCGAGGTGGAGGCGGCGACGGATACCGAGGGCGAGTTGGCGCTGCGCGCCGGATGGCCATCGATGTTCCGCGGTTACCTCGGGCAGGAAGATCGCTATCGCAAGTGCTTCGCGGACGGCTGGTACCTCACCGGGGACCTTGCGAAGCGCGACGCCGACGGCTACTTCTGGTTCGTGGGGCGCGCAGACGACGTGATCAAGTCCGCCGGCCACCTCATCGGCCCCTTCGAGGTCGAAAGCGTCCTCATGGAGCACCCGGCCGTTGCCGAGGCCGGCGTCATCGGCAAGCCCGACCCGATGGTCGGGGAGATCGTGAAGGCCTTCGTCTCGCTGCGCACCGGCTTCGAGCCTGGCGAGGCGCTTCGGATGGAGATTCTCGGCCATGCCAGGAAGCGCCTGGGCGCGGCGGTCGCGCCGAAGGAGATCGAATTCTCGCCCGCGCTTCCGCGCACGAGGAGCGGCAAGATCATGCGCCGTCTCCTGAAGGCGCGCGAACTGGGCCTGCCCGAAGGCGACACTTCCACGCTCGAGGAAAGCCCATGA
- a CDS encoding acyl carrier protein encodes MNADALRPLVFAELRKIAPELEAGEVAPDKLLRDQVDLDSMDWLNFLIAVHQRFGVEIAESDYAALDTLDRICEYIAARNSTPS; translated from the coding sequence ATGAATGCCGATGCACTACGCCCGCTCGTCTTCGCCGAATTGAGGAAGATCGCTCCGGAGCTGGAGGCGGGCGAGGTCGCGCCCGACAAGCTGCTGCGCGACCAGGTCGATCTCGACTCCATGGACTGGCTCAATTTCCTCATTGCCGTGCACCAGCGCTTCGGGGTGGAAATCGCGGAGTCCGATTACGCCGCGCTCGATACCCTCGACCGCATCTGCGAGTACATCGCGGCACGAAATTCGACGCCTTCTTGA
- a CDS encoding alpha-ketoacid dehydrogenase subunit beta, translating into MTITYREALRLGLREAMARDERVFLMGEDVGRYGGTYAISKGLLAEFGPERVRDAPLSELAFVGAGIGAALGGMRPIVEVMTVNFSLLPLDQIVNTAAILRHMSGGQFAVPLVIRMATGAGRQLAAQHSHSFEGWFAHIPGLKIVTPATIDDAHGMLGAALADGNPVLLFEYPALFETTGELSAEPIDIVHAKVRRPGTRVSLVAYGGCVPKALQAAERLADEGINAEVVDLRVLRPLDMDTVLASVRKTRRAVIVDEGWRSGSLSAEIMARIMEQAFYDLDAPVARVCREEVPIPYPKHLEEAAQPQADKIVMAAKGLFQ; encoded by the coding sequence ATGACGATAACCTACCGCGAAGCACTGAGGCTGGGCCTGCGCGAGGCAATGGCGCGGGACGAGCGTGTTTTCCTGATGGGCGAGGACGTCGGCCGGTACGGCGGCACCTACGCGATCAGCAAGGGGTTGCTGGCGGAATTCGGCCCGGAGCGCGTGCGCGATGCTCCGCTTTCGGAGCTGGCGTTCGTGGGCGCCGGTATCGGCGCGGCACTGGGCGGGATGCGCCCCATCGTCGAGGTGATGACGGTGAACTTCAGCCTCCTGCCGCTCGACCAGATCGTGAACACGGCGGCGATCCTGCGGCACATGTCCGGCGGGCAGTTCGCCGTGCCGCTGGTGATCCGCATGGCGACGGGCGCCGGCCGCCAGCTCGCCGCGCAGCATTCGCACAGCTTCGAGGGGTGGTTTGCGCACATCCCGGGGCTCAAGATCGTGACGCCTGCAACCATCGACGACGCGCACGGCATGCTGGGCGCGGCGCTGGCCGACGGCAACCCCGTTCTCCTCTTCGAATACCCGGCGCTTTTCGAGACGACCGGGGAGCTGTCCGCGGAACCCATCGACATCGTCCACGCGAAAGTGCGGCGTCCCGGCACGCGGGTATCGTTGGTGGCCTATGGCGGTTGCGTGCCCAAGGCGCTGCAGGCCGCCGAGCGGCTGGCGGATGAGGGAATCAACGCCGAGGTGGTGGACCTGCGGGTGCTCCGGCCCCTCGACATGGATACCGTGCTGGCCTCCGTGCGCAAGACCCGGCGCGCCGTCATCGTGGACGAAGGTTGGCGAAGCGGCAGCCTCTCGGCGGAGATCATGGCGCGCATCATGGAGCAGGCTTTCTACGACCTCGATGCGCCGGTGGCTCGCGTCTGCCGCGAGGAAGTGCCGATTCCCTACCCGAAGCACCTCGAGGAAGCGGCGCAGCCGCAGGCGGACAAGATCGTGATGGCCGCGAAAGGACTCTTCCAGTGA